The window TGCCGTGCGGCGCGAGTGCAGGGTACAGAAGGCGGTCGGGTCTGTTCCGGTGATGAAGACCTCGTAGCGGACGCGCGGACAGTAGGGCGTCGCCCGCAGCCCGGTCTGCTCGCAGATGGCCACAGTCGTGACGCTGTCCGGAACCGGGAAGCTGTCCGATGGGAGCGTGTCCGGATTGACCGTCTTCATGAAATCGCCCCAGATCGGCGCCGCGACCACGCCGCCGGTCGCGCCGGAGAAAATCGTCTTCTTCTTGTCAAACCCGACCCACACGCCGCAGGTGATTTGCGGTGTGAAGCCGATGAACCAGGCGTCGGCGTAGTCGTCGGTCGTGCCGGTCTTGCCCGCGGCCAGCCCGTCGTAGCCGAGCTGCCTGATTTCGGTGGCCGTGCCTTCGTTGACTACGCTCTCCATCATGTTGGTCAGCACGTATGCGGTCTGGGGCCGAAGCACGGCCTGTTCCTCGGGCCGATTGTCTTCAAGCACGTCGCCGTGCGCGTCCTCGACCCGCGTAATCATTATCGGTTTGACCTTTATGCCGTTGCTGGCCAGCGTGTTGTACGAATCAACGAGGTCCATGAGCGAGACTTCGACCGAACCCAGTGCCAGCGAGAGGTACGGCTGCAGGGTCTCGGTAATCCCCATCAGGTTTGCATAGTGTGCCACGACCTCGGGCCCGACTTTGGCGATGAGGCGGACGGCAACGAGGTTCCGCGAGAGCGCGAGCGCCCGGCGCAGGGTCATCCGGCCCATGAACGTACCGTCGTAGTCGTGCGGCTGGTAGTCGGGCTGTCCCGGCACCTTCAGCGTCAGCGCGGAGTCGAGGCCGATGTCGGCGGCGGTCATGCCGCTGTCGATGGCGGCGACGTACACGAACGGCTTGAACGCCGAGCCTGCCTGTCGCTTGGCCTGAATCGCCCGGTCGAACTCACTGTGCTTGAAGTCCCGGCCGCCGATGAGCGCCCGGATGTACCCGGTCCGCCCGTCCATTGCCAGCAGCGCGCCCTGCAGGTACTTGGGCGGGCCGATGGTTGAGTCGTGTTTCGCCTCCGCGTCATAGTCGGCCATGGTCGGCCTGAGGTTGAAGTCCTTCTCAAGCTGCGCGAGGTGCGACTGCAGAGCCAGATTGGCCGCCTGCTGCATGTCGAGGTCCAGGGACGTGTGGATGATGGCCCCCGACTTGTATACAAAGTCGGCTCCGTACTTCTCCATCATGTAGCGCCGGACTTCTTCGACAAAGTAGGGGGCCAGATTGCCGCCGGCTCCGGGAGGAAGGACCGCCAGCGGATGCTTGAGCCCGGCATCGAGCTCCTTCTGGGATATGCAGCCGAGCCGGAACATCTTGGTCAGGTAGAAGTCACGACGGATCAGCAGCCGGTCCGGATGGTTGTAGGGCGAGTAGGCCGACGGATTGGCGAGCATCGCGCCGAGGGTCGCGCACTCCACCGGGCTCAGGCGGGCAGCGGTCTTGCCGAAGTACTTCTCGGCTGCGGCTTCGACGCCGTAGACCGAGCCGCCGAACCATATCTGGTTGAAGTACATCTCGAGGATTTCCGACTTCGAGTAGTGCCGCTCCAGCTCGATGGCGAGCGCTATCTCCTTCAGCTTGCGGTCCACGCTCCGTTCCGGGGTCAGGAACATCGAGCGGGCGAGTTGCTGGGTGATGGTCGACGTTCCCTTGATGTTGCCGGGATGTTTCACCATGCTGAGCGCCAGCCCCGGTATCCGCTCGATGTCGATTCCCCAGTGCGAGTAGAACCGCTTGTCCTCAATTGCCACGACTGACTGTCGCAGGCACGACGGTATGGACTCAAGCTGGACCGGACGTCGCTTCTCCTGGTAGAAGTCGTAGATGACGCGGCCCTTGCAGTCGAGGATGCGGGTGCTGGCCGGCGGGCGGAAGTTGGCGATGCTGTCGGCAGAAGGCAATGAAAACCAACTGGCAGCGGCGAACTGAGGGAGAAGCAGGGCCAGCGCAAGCAGCAGGCGTGGAGGTCTCATGCCGGTTGGAAGGTGGTTACGGGTTCGGATTTGAGACGGTCTCCCGTCCTCGGTCGTCGGTCCTCGTCGCTACTGCGCCTCGGCCAGCAGTTCGGCAACGTCCTTGATGCGAAGCTTGGCTTCGGAGTCGGTCGTCTTGACCGCGTCTTCAAGGGTCAGGGTACAGTACGGGCAGGCGGTAGCGAGAATCGTGG of the bacterium genome contains:
- a CDS encoding PBP1A family penicillin-binding protein, which produces MRPPRLLLALALLLPQFAAASWFSLPSADSIANFRPPASTRILDCKGRVIYDFYQEKRRPVQLESIPSCLRQSVVAIEDKRFYSHWGIDIERIPGLALSMVKHPGNIKGTSTITQQLARSMFLTPERSVDRKLKEIALAIELERHYSKSEILEMYFNQIWFGGSVYGVEAAAEKYFGKTAARLSPVECATLGAMLANPSAYSPYNHPDRLLIRRDFYLTKMFRLGCISQKELDAGLKHPLAVLPPGAGGNLAPYFVEEVRRYMMEKYGADFVYKSGAIIHTSLDLDMQQAANLALQSHLAQLEKDFNLRPTMADYDAEAKHDSTIGPPKYLQGALLAMDGRTGYIRALIGGRDFKHSEFDRAIQAKRQAGSAFKPFVYVAAIDSGMTAADIGLDSALTLKVPGQPDYQPHDYDGTFMGRMTLRRALALSRNLVAVRLIAKVGPEVVAHYANLMGITETLQPYLSLALGSVEVSLMDLVDSYNTLASNGIKVKPIMITRVEDAHGDVLEDNRPEEQAVLRPQTAYVLTNMMESVVNEGTATEIRQLGYDGLAAGKTGTTDDYADAWFIGFTPQITCGVWVGFDKKKTIFSGATGGVVAAPIWGDFMKTVNPDTLPSDSFPVPDSVTTVAICEQTGLRATPYCPRVRYEVFITGTDPTAFCTLHSRRTAAPPPESKPQAPPPKTKSKGTKSKGQSKA